In the genome of Coregonus clupeaformis isolate EN_2021a chromosome 11, ASM2061545v1, whole genome shotgun sequence, one region contains:
- the LOC121576478 gene encoding small glutamine-rich tetratricopeptide repeat-containing protein alpha-like, whose product MTDTKRLAISIIQFLHDQLGSGSLSSDAQESLEVAVQCLETAFEVSTDDQTLSVTQTLPEIFASATQKHPDTPQVKINTATDSPTEEEVAEAERLKTDGNDQMKVEKFGAAVEFYSKAIAINPRNAVYYCNRAAAYSKLGNYAGAVQDCELAIGIDPNYSKAYGRMGLALASLNKHTESVGYYKKALELDPENDTYKSNLKIAEQKMETPSPTGGMGGVDLAGLLSNPGFMNMASGLMNNPQVQQLMSGMMSGAYGPMGAPAAPGIGPGLGAGPGLGLGAGPAAGVGVGGAGPGDIFGLIQAGQQFAQQMQQQNPELIEQLRSQIHSRTPSGSNEEQP is encoded by the exons ATGACAGACACAAAGCGTCTTGCCATCTCCATCATTCAGTTTCTTCATGATCAACTGGGCTCTGGGAGTCTATCGTCAGATGCTCAGGAAAGTTTAGAAG TTGCAGTCCAATGCCTGGAGACGGCCTTCGAGGTCTCGACCGACGACCAGACCCTATCTGTCACTCAAACATTACCAGAGATTTTTGCCTCTGCGACACAGAAG CATCCAGATACCCCCCAGGTGAAAATAAACACAGCCACAGATTCCCCCACTGAGGAGGAAGTAGCAGAGGCAGAGAGACTCAAAACTGACG GCAATGATCAAATGAAGGTTGAGAAATTTGGGGCAGCTGTGGAATTCTACTCAAAGGCTATTGCCATAAACCCCCGGAATGCAGTTTACTACTGCAACAG GGCTGCTGCATACAGCAAACTAGGCAACTacgctggagcagttcaggacTGTGAACTTGCCATTGGGATTGACCCAAACTACAGCAAAGCATATGGAAGAATGGG GTTGGCTCTAGCCAGTTTAAACAAACACACAGAATCTGTAGGTTATTACAAGAAAGCCCTGGAGTTGGACCCAGAGAACGACACCTACAAATCCAACCTGAAAATAGCAGAGCAGAAAATGGAGACTCCAAGCCCA acaggaggaatgggaggagTTGATCTGGCTGGTTTGCTCAGTAACCCTGGTTTCATGAACATG GCATCCGGTTTGATGAACAACCCACAAGTACAGCAACT GATGTCGGGGATGATGTCAGGGGCTTACGGGCCAATGGGAGCTCCAGCAGCGCCTGGAATAGGGCCTGGGTTAGGAGccggaccagggttagggttaggagccgGACCGGCAGCAGGAGTTGGAGTAGGGGGAGCGGGACCAGGTGACATCTTTGGTCTCATCCAAGC GGGCCAACAATTTGCACAGCAGATGCAACAGCAGAACCCAGAGCTAATTGAACAGCTGAGGAGTCAAATTCACAGCCGGACACCTAGCGGTAGCAACGAAGAGCAACCTTGA